One Orrella dioscoreae genomic window carries:
- a CDS encoding ABC transporter substrate-binding protein has translation MRPLSPIPRRLARRLTHLAGLALASLLAASAAAQAAATPLVPLTVGLSVRPSVADGGVWLLAQELGLWTAAGLQVRTVEFEGAGLLVPQVAAGKIDIGLPSPETILSATAAGQSGLGLTFFYNAVPANAMEFAVLADSPIHQVSDLKGRKIGVGALTWGNIPSTRAILRDAGVAAGNYAIVPVGVLGAGFHALTSGRIDALNYNAGWHDILELSGTPLRRIRMPGVFGEMSVNAFVTRSDALARDPDRYARFGQAYTQALLACQADIERCVTLYWQANPQARPAAGANADKALADAKEVVRRRLQRILLHPDGSPREPGRFDVAVIRQYVQRMAEAGEFASADVPVETLFSNALVPAFSRPLVRLPGPRAQARP, from the coding sequence ATGCGCCCACTCAGCCCCATTCCCCGACGCCTCGCCCGTCGCCTGACGCACCTGGCCGGCCTTGCGCTGGCGTCGCTCCTTGCCGCGTCCGCCGCCGCGCAGGCCGCCGCAACCCCCCTGGTGCCCTTGACGGTCGGCCTTTCCGTCAGGCCCAGCGTCGCCGACGGGGGCGTATGGCTGCTCGCGCAGGAACTGGGCCTGTGGACGGCCGCGGGCCTGCAGGTCCGCACGGTGGAATTCGAGGGCGCCGGCCTGCTCGTGCCCCAGGTGGCCGCCGGGAAGATCGACATCGGCCTGCCCAGCCCCGAGACGATCCTGTCGGCCACGGCCGCGGGGCAATCGGGCCTGGGCCTCACGTTCTTCTACAACGCCGTGCCCGCCAACGCGATGGAGTTCGCCGTCCTGGCCGATTCCCCCATCCATCAGGTGTCAGACCTGAAAGGCCGGAAAATCGGCGTGGGTGCGCTGACCTGGGGCAACATCCCCAGCACGCGCGCCATCCTGCGCGACGCCGGCGTGGCCGCCGGCAACTATGCCATCGTGCCGGTAGGCGTGCTGGGCGCGGGCTTCCACGCCCTCACCAGCGGCCGCATCGACGCGCTGAACTACAACGCGGGCTGGCACGACATCCTGGAGCTGTCCGGCACGCCGTTGCGCCGCATCCGCATGCCCGGCGTCTTCGGCGAGATGTCGGTCAATGCCTTCGTCACGCGCAGCGACGCCCTGGCGCGCGACCCGGACCGCTATGCCCGCTTCGGCCAAGCCTACACCCAGGCCTTGCTGGCTTGCCAGGCCGATATCGAACGTTGCGTGACCCTGTATTGGCAAGCCAACCCGCAGGCACGGCCTGCCGCCGGCGCCAACGCGGACAAGGCGCTGGCCGATGCCAAGGAGGTCGTGCGCCGCCGCCTGCAGCGCATCCTACTGCATCCGGACGGCAGCCCGCGCGAGCCCGGGCGCTTCGATGTGGCCGTCATCCGGCAGTATGTCCAGCGCATGGCCGAAGCAGGAGAGTTCGCGTCCGCGGACGTGCCTGTCGAGACGCTGTTCAGCAATGCGCTGGTGCCCGCGTTCTCGCGTCCCCTCGTGCGGCTTCCGGGCCCGAGGGCGCAGGCAAGGCCCTAG
- a CDS encoding NfeD family protein codes for MWYWFGLAALALIGEVASGTFYLLLVALGFAGAGLAAWADVAFGWQLLVCALVALSGLFVLRRTGVLKKREVDAGRNADVNLDVGQVVEVDAWSADRTTRVWYRGAHWDAALQGGAAAAAGTHRIVALQGARLVLAPVTPASAGTP; via the coding sequence ATGTGGTATTGGTTCGGCCTGGCAGCCCTGGCCTTGATCGGGGAAGTGGCCAGCGGCACGTTCTATCTCCTGCTGGTGGCGCTGGGTTTCGCGGGCGCGGGGTTGGCGGCCTGGGCCGACGTGGCTTTCGGCTGGCAACTGCTGGTGTGCGCGCTGGTGGCGCTGTCCGGCCTGTTCGTGCTGCGCCGCACCGGCGTGCTGAAGAAGCGCGAGGTCGATGCGGGCCGCAACGCCGACGTGAACCTGGATGTGGGCCAGGTCGTGGAGGTGGACGCCTGGTCCGCCGATCGCACGACCCGTGTCTGGTATCGCGGCGCCCATTGGGATGCCGCGCTGCAGGGCGGTGCCGCCGCCGCAGCGGGCACGCACCGCATCGTGGCCCTGCAAGGGGCCCGGCTGGTGCTGGCGCCGGTCACGCCCGCGTCCGCCGGCACGCCCTGA
- a CDS encoding SPFH domain-containing protein has translation MNPSTIFLIVLVVLALLVVIKAIAIVPQQHAWVVERLGKFDRVLSPGAGFVIPFIERVSYKHSLKEIPLDVPSQVCITRDNTQLQVDGVLYFQVTDPMRASYGSSNYIIAITQLAQTTLRSVIGKMELDRTFEERDFINSTIVSALDEAALNWGVKVLRYEIKDLTPPNEILRAMQAQITAEREKRALIAASEGRRQEQINIATGEREAFIARSEGEKQAQINQAQGEAAAVLAIAEATATAIKQVGAAVSGPGGMEAVNLRVAEQYVDAFANVAKEGNTLILPSNLSDVGGLVASALAVVKGTQIKP, from the coding sequence ATGAACCCTTCCACCATTTTTCTGATCGTGCTGGTTGTCTTGGCACTGCTGGTGGTCATCAAGGCCATCGCGATCGTGCCGCAACAGCACGCCTGGGTGGTTGAGCGCCTGGGCAAGTTCGACCGCGTGCTGTCGCCCGGCGCTGGCTTCGTCATTCCCTTCATCGAGCGCGTGTCCTACAAGCACTCGCTGAAGGAAATCCCGCTGGACGTCCCCAGCCAGGTCTGCATCACGCGCGACAACACCCAGCTGCAGGTCGACGGCGTGCTGTACTTCCAGGTCACCGACCCGATGCGCGCCTCCTACGGCTCGTCGAACTACATCATCGCCATCACCCAGCTGGCCCAGACCACGCTGCGTTCCGTCATCGGCAAGATGGAACTGGACCGCACCTTCGAAGAGCGCGACTTCATCAACAGCACCATCGTGTCGGCGCTGGACGAAGCCGCGCTGAACTGGGGCGTGAAGGTGCTGCGCTATGAAATCAAGGACCTGACGCCGCCCAACGAGATCCTGCGCGCCATGCAGGCCCAGATCACCGCCGAGCGCGAGAAGCGCGCGTTGATCGCCGCCTCGGAAGGCCGCCGCCAGGAGCAGATCAACATCGCCACCGGCGAGCGTGAAGCCTTCATCGCGCGTTCCGAGGGCGAGAAGCAGGCCCAGATCAACCAGGCCCAGGGTGAGGCCGCTGCCGTGCTGGCCATCGCCGAAGCCACCGCCACCGCCATCAAGCAGGTGGGCGCCGCGGTCAGCGGCCCCGGCGGCATGGAAGCCGTGAACCTGCGCGTGGCCGAGCAATACGTGGACGCCTTCGCCAACGTGGCCAAGGAAGGCAACACGCTCATCCTGCCGTCGAACCTGTCCGATGTGGGCGGCCTGGTGGCCTCCGCGCTGGCCGTGGTCAAGGGCACGCAGATCAAGCCGTAA
- a CDS encoding aldo/keto reductase family oxidoreductase, whose protein sequence is MTPSKPADTYLLGHRHVRRVGYGAMQLAGPHVFGPPKDREAALAVLREAVALGVDHIDTSDFYGPHVTNQIIREALHPYRDDLVIVTKVGAKRGQDASWLPAFSAQELTQAVHDNLRNLGLDVLEVVNLRIMFDTAGPAEGSIEMPLTVLAELQRQGLIRHIGLSNVTATQVAEARRITAIRCVQNLYNIVQRADDGLIDTLAQADIAYVPFFPLGGFSPLQSSTLSAVAARLSVSPKQVALAWLLHRSPNILLIPGTSSVAHLRENLSVATLVLPPDALAELDAMA, encoded by the coding sequence ATGACGCCATCCAAGCCAGCCGACACCTACCTCCTGGGCCACCGCCATGTCAGGCGCGTGGGCTATGGCGCCATGCAACTCGCCGGCCCGCACGTGTTCGGACCGCCCAAGGATCGCGAGGCGGCATTGGCGGTGCTGCGTGAAGCAGTGGCGCTGGGCGTCGACCATATCGACACCAGCGATTTCTATGGCCCGCACGTCACCAACCAGATCATCCGCGAGGCATTGCACCCCTACCGCGACGATCTCGTCATCGTGACCAAGGTCGGCGCCAAGCGCGGTCAGGATGCGTCATGGCTGCCTGCGTTTTCCGCCCAGGAACTGACGCAGGCGGTGCATGACAACCTGCGCAACCTGGGGCTGGACGTGCTGGAAGTGGTGAATCTGCGGATCATGTTCGACACGGCGGGCCCGGCCGAAGGCTCCATTGAAATGCCGCTGACCGTGCTGGCGGAACTGCAGCGCCAGGGCCTGATCCGCCACATCGGCCTGAGCAACGTCACCGCCACCCAAGTGGCCGAGGCGCGTCGCATCACCGCCATCCGCTGCGTGCAGAATCTCTACAACATCGTGCAACGCGCCGACGATGGGCTGATCGACACGCTGGCGCAGGCAGACATCGCCTATGTGCCGTTCTTCCCGCTGGGCGGTTTCTCGCCCCTGCAGTCCAGCACCTTGTCGGCGGTCGCGGCCCGGCTGTCGGTCTCGCCCAAGCAGGTCGCACTGGCATGGCTGCTGCACCGTTCGCCCAACATCCTGTTGATCCCCGGCACCTCGTCCGTCGCGCATTTGCGCGAAAACCTGTCCGTGGCCACGCTTGTGCTGCCGCCCGACGCGCTGGCGGAACTCGATGCCATGGCATGA
- a CDS encoding TetR/AcrR family transcriptional regulator, translating into MTQQGLARCTTTRIAARAGASVGSLYQYYPNRDALLAAVLARKLSGVSAAVDLACRAQQGQPIAQMAVALTRAFLAAKLHNPDESKALYAVAAQRGGAALIAQAQASMVVSIATMLASAADVHVANPAVTAEVALNTLVGSVRALLEGLMSPEVAATLETQLGALLTAYFQTHAVARAAASALARE; encoded by the coding sequence TTGACCCAGCAAGGACTGGCCCGCTGCACGACCACGCGCATCGCCGCGCGCGCAGGCGCGTCGGTGGGCAGCCTGTATCAGTATTACCCCAACCGCGATGCGCTGCTCGCCGCGGTCCTGGCACGCAAGCTGAGCGGCGTCAGCGCGGCCGTCGACCTGGCATGCCGCGCGCAGCAGGGCCAGCCGATCGCTCAGATGGCGGTGGCGCTGACGCGCGCCTTCCTGGCAGCCAAGCTGCACAATCCGGACGAATCGAAGGCGCTCTATGCGGTGGCGGCGCAGCGAGGCGGCGCGGCACTCATCGCCCAGGCACAGGCCAGCATGGTGGTCTCGATTGCGACGATGCTGGCCAGCGCGGCGGATGTGCATGTCGCGAATCCGGCAGTGACGGCCGAGGTCGCGCTCAATACCTTGGTCGGGTCCGTGCGGGCTCTGCTGGAAGGGCTGATGTCCCCGGAGGTGGCGGCCACGCTGGAGACGCAGCTGGGGGCGTTGCTGACGGCCTATTTCCAGACGCACGCCGTGGCGAGAGCGGCAGCATCCGCCCTGGCGAGGGAATAG
- the smpB gene encoding SsrA-binding protein SmpB translates to MSIAENRKAFHDYFVEDRFEAGIVLQGWEVKAIRDKRVQLKESYVIVRDGEIWIMGMHVSPLPTASTHIHPDAMRTRKLLLKAEEISKLIGKVEQRGYTLIPINLHYKNGRIKLEFGLARGKKQHDKRDSEREKDWQREHARIMKHDTRRKD, encoded by the coding sequence ATGAGCATCGCTGAAAATCGCAAGGCCTTTCACGACTACTTCGTGGAAGACCGCTTTGAAGCCGGCATCGTGCTGCAGGGCTGGGAGGTCAAGGCCATCCGCGACAAGCGCGTGCAGCTCAAGGAAAGCTACGTCATCGTGCGCGATGGCGAGATCTGGATCATGGGCATGCACGTGAGCCCCCTGCCCACGGCCTCCACGCACATCCATCCGGATGCCATGCGCACGCGCAAGCTGCTGCTGAAGGCCGAGGAAATCTCCAAGCTGATCGGCAAGGTCGAACAGCGCGGCTACACGCTGATCCCCATCAACCTGCACTACAAGAACGGCCGCATCAAGCTGGAGTTCGGCTTGGCGCGCGGCAAGAAGCAGCACGACAAGCGCGACTCCGAGCGCGAGAAGGACTGGCAGCGCGAACACGCGCGCATCATGAAGCACGACACGCGCCGCAAGGACTGA
- a CDS encoding type II toxin-antitoxin system RatA family toxin: MHKVERSVLVPHSAAQMFDLVADVEKYPEFMPWCGGAEVQSRDDAGMQASITIAFAGMRQRFTTRNVHDYPNRITLNLVDGPFSALTGNWVFQPLAEDACKVLFTLEYAFSSRTLEALVGPVFNRIASSFIDSFTKRAQDVYGG; encoded by the coding sequence ATGCACAAGGTAGAGCGCTCCGTCCTGGTTCCCCACAGCGCGGCCCAGATGTTCGATCTGGTGGCCGACGTGGAGAAGTATCCTGAATTCATGCCCTGGTGCGGCGGCGCCGAGGTGCAGTCGCGCGATGACGCCGGCATGCAGGCCTCGATCACCATCGCCTTCGCGGGCATGCGCCAGCGTTTCACCACGCGCAACGTGCATGATTACCCGAACCGCATCACCCTGAACCTGGTCGACGGCCCGTTCTCGGCGCTGACCGGCAATTGGGTGTTCCAGCCGCTGGCCGAAGACGCCTGCAAGGTGCTCTTCACGCTGGAATACGCCTTCTCCAGCCGCACGCTGGAGGCGCTGGTGGGGCCGGTGTTCAACCGCATCGCCAGCAGCTTCATCGACTCCTTCACCAAGCGCGCGCAAGACGTCTATGGCGGCTGA
- a CDS encoding RnfH family protein, with protein MAAETLRVTVSYAPGDPLTDRVWQRELVLPAGATVGQALAASGWHADFPGQDPWRVGVGLYGKRCESSTALSDHDRVEIYRALDFDPMESRRRRAAHKEKAPGSGRTAH; from the coding sequence ATGGCGGCTGAGACGCTGCGCGTCACGGTCAGCTATGCGCCGGGCGATCCGCTGACCGACAGGGTGTGGCAGCGCGAGCTCGTGTTGCCCGCGGGCGCCACGGTCGGCCAGGCCTTGGCCGCGAGCGGCTGGCACGCGGATTTTCCCGGACAGGATCCCTGGCGTGTCGGTGTCGGGCTCTATGGCAAGCGCTGCGAGTCCTCCACCGCGCTGTCCGACCATGATCGCGTGGAGATCTACCGGGCGCTGGATTTCGACCCGATGGAGTCGCGCCGGCGGCGCGCGGCGCACAAGGAAAAAGCGCCGGGCAGCGGCAGGACAGCACACTAG
- a CDS encoding TonB-dependent siderophore receptor gives MSTRPAHPARQAAQRRTPLSVALGSAVLASLTLLAVPQGAQAQTPAAAHADGARRYDIPPGPLEDVLARYAAESGVLLVSPPGLVQHRRSGGVSGTLNDAAALSAILAGTDLEAVRDTGGQFRLRARPAGASTLAPVTVLGRSPSTTEGSGSYTSSAVTIGKGEQSLREIPQAVTVITRQRMDDQDISDIREAMNQAPGVSTVSNEPGGHFYSRGFFIQSYQFDGVPLERQLYARGSAFNTDTSIYDRVELMRGPQGLFEGAGDPSGSVNLVRKRPTQERQLVLTGKAGSWNRVGAQADYGGALNDSGSVRGRVVANYDRSDSFRDYLNSRERTLYGALDIDLGPATTLGLGYSRETPYGGIDWSGLPNNGDGSMPVYGRATNLSAPWNYAKKSQESWFLDLSHRFANGWRFKTSLVRVHEENEILYLLRTGRLGPPNTMRGDAYAFDMVSRNVGGDAYLTGSEQLFGRKLDLIVGANFSRQRSHDLWGWQRNLEALNGSYDQPVTAAPVALEDVIAANRMNDGYLSEKKGIYANARYQLTDSLSAVLGGRYSWFEQTYFSDGVWGYSESTAKENGEFTPFAGLILKLNGQWSAYANHAEIFRPQSQRDVTGQFLSPVTGRSYELGLKGELFDGRADATFAVFRTEQKKLAFEEGGIDQDLADRNCGGTCYRPSANVLSQGIEAEISGEVLRGLQLAASYTYTKTRHRGSDVPSVGYDISSNTGIPRHLAKLWANYVLPGEWNRVSVGGGMTVQSRSSGFAYYGREQGGYTVWDARLGYRLTDRLTAGLKVENLTDKRYFSSISYDRNFYAAPRNVLLTLQYRM, from the coding sequence ATGTCCACCCGCCCTGCCCATCCTGCCCGCCAGGCAGCCCAGCGCCGCACGCCACTGTCTGTTGCGCTGGGCAGCGCCGTGCTGGCCAGCCTGACCCTGCTTGCCGTGCCGCAAGGCGCGCAGGCGCAGACGCCGGCCGCCGCCCACGCCGACGGCGCCCGCCGCTATGACATTCCCCCTGGCCCGCTGGAAGACGTGCTGGCACGCTACGCCGCCGAGTCCGGCGTGCTGCTGGTCAGCCCGCCGGGGCTGGTGCAGCACCGCCGCAGCGGCGGCGTCAGCGGCACGTTGAACGATGCCGCGGCGCTGTCCGCCATTCTGGCCGGCACGGACCTGGAGGCGGTGCGCGACACCGGCGGCCAGTTCCGCCTGCGCGCCCGGCCCGCCGGCGCGTCCACGCTGGCTCCGGTCACCGTACTGGGCCGATCGCCCTCCACCACCGAAGGCTCGGGCTCGTACACGTCCAGCGCCGTCACCATCGGCAAGGGCGAACAATCGCTGCGCGAGATCCCGCAGGCCGTCACCGTCATCACCCGTCAGCGCATGGATGACCAGGACATCAGCGATATCCGCGAAGCCATGAACCAGGCGCCGGGCGTGTCCACGGTGTCCAACGAACCCGGCGGCCATTTCTATTCGCGCGGCTTCTTCATTCAAAGCTATCAGTTCGACGGCGTGCCGCTGGAGCGGCAGCTGTATGCACGCGGTTCGGCCTTCAACACCGACACCAGCATCTATGACCGCGTGGAACTGATGCGCGGCCCGCAAGGCCTGTTCGAGGGCGCCGGCGACCCATCGGGGTCGGTCAACCTGGTGCGCAAGCGCCCCACGCAGGAGCGCCAGCTGGTGCTGACCGGCAAGGCCGGTTCGTGGAACCGCGTGGGCGCGCAAGCCGACTACGGCGGCGCGCTGAACGACAGCGGCAGCGTGCGTGGCCGCGTGGTGGCCAACTACGACCGCAGCGATTCCTTCCGTGACTACCTGAACTCGCGCGAACGCACGCTGTACGGCGCCTTGGACATCGACCTTGGGCCCGCCACCACCCTGGGCCTGGGCTACAGCCGCGAGACGCCCTATGGCGGCATCGACTGGTCGGGCCTGCCCAACAACGGCGACGGCAGCATGCCGGTGTATGGCCGCGCCACCAACCTGAGCGCGCCCTGGAACTATGCAAAGAAGTCGCAGGAAAGCTGGTTCCTGGACCTGAGCCATCGCTTCGCCAACGGCTGGCGCTTCAAGACCTCGCTCGTGCGCGTCCATGAAGAGAACGAAATCCTCTATCTGCTGCGCACCGGCCGCCTGGGGCCGCCCAACACCATGCGCGGCGACGCCTATGCCTTCGACATGGTGTCGCGCAACGTGGGCGGCGATGCCTATCTGACCGGCAGCGAACAGCTGTTCGGCCGCAAGCTGGACCTGATCGTCGGAGCCAACTTCTCACGCCAGCGCAGCCATGATCTGTGGGGTTGGCAGCGCAACCTGGAAGCCCTGAACGGCAGCTACGACCAGCCTGTCACCGCAGCGCCCGTCGCGCTGGAAGACGTCATCGCGGCCAACCGCATGAACGACGGCTATCTGTCCGAGAAGAAAGGCATCTATGCCAATGCACGCTATCAGCTGACGGACTCGCTGTCGGCCGTGCTGGGCGGACGCTATTCGTGGTTCGAACAGACCTACTTCTCGGACGGCGTCTGGGGCTACTCGGAATCCACCGCCAAGGAAAATGGCGAATTCACGCCCTTCGCCGGCCTCATCCTGAAGCTGAACGGCCAGTGGTCCGCCTATGCGAACCATGCCGAGATCTTCCGCCCGCAAAGCCAGCGCGACGTCACCGGCCAATTCCTCAGCCCTGTCACGGGCCGCTCCTATGAACTCGGCCTGAAAGGCGAACTCTTCGACGGCCGCGCGGACGCCACCTTCGCCGTTTTCCGCACCGAGCAGAAGAAACTGGCCTTCGAGGAGGGCGGCATCGACCAGGACCTGGCTGACCGCAATTGCGGCGGCACCTGCTACCGTCCCTCGGCCAACGTGCTGAGCCAGGGCATCGAGGCGGAAATCAGCGGCGAGGTGCTGCGCGGCCTGCAGCTGGCGGCGTCCTATACGTATACGAAGACCCGCCACCGCGGCAGCGACGTGCCCTCGGTCGGCTACGACATCTCGTCCAACACCGGCATTCCCCGCCACCTGGCGAAGCTGTGGGCCAACTATGTGCTGCCTGGCGAATGGAATCGCGTCTCGGTCGGCGGCGGCATGACCGTCCAGAGCCGGTCTTCGGGTTTTGCCTATTACGGCCGCGAACAAGGCGGCTACACGGTGTGGGATGCACGCCTGGGCTACAGGCTGACGGACAGGCTGACTGCCGGCCTGAAGGTGGAGAACCTGACCGACAAGCGCTACTTCAGCTCGATCAGCTACGACCGCAATTTCTACGCCGCGCCAAGGAACGTCCTGCTGACGCTGCAGTACCGGATGTAG
- a CDS encoding FecR domain-containing protein codes for MSAQHDIPDAVLAQAADWFARLCAGDATARERQAWQAWREASDTHRQAWARVEAISQRFAPLQAVPDPRAAATAYRSTLASPGRRRLVLSLAALAGTGLAGWMARDYGVFPTVLSASLADYRTATGEVRELRLPDGTQVWLGTASAFDADYTASLRRLRQWRGEMLVETAADAGRPFVVDTPQGRLRALGTRFLTRLDGDDTRIAVYEGAVEATAASGHAVIIPAGMQARVSAQGVSALTPADLADAQGPRGRYVARNVPLSEMLQALGRYRRGYLSVSPEIADLPVFGSFPMTEPDRVLAMLESVMPIRVQRPFPGWTRVMPR; via the coding sequence GTGAGCGCCCAACACGACATTCCCGACGCCGTGCTGGCACAGGCCGCGGACTGGTTCGCACGGCTGTGCGCAGGCGACGCCACGGCACGCGAACGCCAGGCATGGCAAGCCTGGCGCGAGGCCTCCGACACGCACCGTCAGGCCTGGGCCCGGGTGGAAGCCATCAGCCAGCGCTTCGCGCCCTTGCAAGCCGTGCCCGACCCCCGCGCTGCCGCCACGGCCTATCGTTCGACGCTGGCTTCCCCCGGCAGGCGGCGTCTGGTGCTGAGCCTGGCCGCCTTGGCAGGCACCGGCCTGGCAGGCTGGATGGCGCGGGACTACGGCGTTTTTCCCACCGTCCTGTCGGCAAGCCTGGCCGATTACCGCACAGCCACGGGAGAGGTGCGCGAACTGCGGTTGCCGGACGGCACGCAGGTCTGGCTGGGCACCGCCAGCGCCTTCGACGCGGATTACACCGCCAGCCTGCGCAGGCTGCGGCAGTGGCGCGGCGAGATGCTGGTGGAGACCGCCGCCGACGCCGGCCGCCCCTTCGTGGTCGACACGCCGCAAGGCCGGCTGCGTGCGCTGGGCACGCGTTTCCTTACCCGGCTGGACGGCGACGACACCCGCATTGCCGTCTACGAAGGCGCGGTCGAGGCCACGGCGGCCAGCGGTCACGCCGTGATCATTCCCGCGGGCATGCAGGCACGCGTGTCCGCGCAGGGCGTGTCGGCGCTGACGCCCGCCGATCTTGCCGATGCCCAGGGGCCGCGCGGCCGCTATGTGGCCAGGAACGTGCCGCTGTCAGAGATGCTGCAAGCGCTGGGCCGCTATCGGCGGGGTTACCTGAGCGTGTCGCCGGAAATCGCTGACTTGCCTGTTTTCGGCAGCTTTCCCATGACGGAGCCCGACCGCGTGCTGGCCATGCTGGAGTCGGTCATGCCGATCCGGGTACAGCGCCCCTTCCCTGGCTGGACGCGCGTCATGCCGCGCTGA
- a CDS encoding sigma-70 family RNA polymerase sigma factor — protein sequence MNSSDYLSPPSVETLYVDHHPWLQGWLRRRLGNAADAADLAQDAFLRLLASPRIFGSLPEARVYLRTMAGGLCVDLWRRRQIEQAWLDTLAALPEDRAPSAEHQVMVLQTLQEMDTLLRSLPAKAAQAFVMSAGCGMSTVEVAQELGVSDRMVRKYIAQAMLHCLKTA from the coding sequence TTGAACTCCTCCGACTACCTTTCCCCGCCCTCCGTCGAAACGCTTTACGTCGACCACCACCCCTGGCTGCAAGGCTGGCTGCGCCGCCGCCTGGGCAACGCCGCCGACGCGGCCGACCTGGCCCAGGACGCGTTCCTGCGGCTGCTGGCATCGCCTCGGATCTTCGGCAGCCTGCCCGAAGCACGGGTCTATCTGCGCACGATGGCCGGCGGGCTGTGCGTCGACCTGTGGCGGCGGCGCCAGATCGAGCAGGCCTGGCTGGATACCCTGGCCGCGCTGCCGGAAGACCGGGCGCCATCGGCCGAGCATCAGGTGATGGTGCTGCAAACCCTGCAGGAGATGGACACGCTGCTGCGCAGCCTGCCGGCCAAGGCCGCGCAGGCCTTCGTGATGAGCGCCGGTTGCGGCATGTCCACCGTGGAAGTGGCGCAGGAACTGGGCGTATCCGACCGCATGGTGCGCAAGTACATCGCGCAGGCCATGCTGCACTGCCTGAAGACCGCGTGA
- a CDS encoding acyl-CoA dehydrogenase family protein — MDLELNDEQQAFVQAARDFAQGELAPHAARWDADSVFPKEAFARAGELGFCSLYASEEIGGLGLPRLDATLVFEELAAVDPSTAAFLTIHNMATWMVGKWATPAVREAWGPDLAAGRKLASYCLTEPAAGSDAASLSTRAEKQGDVYVVNGAKAFISGGGDTDLLVLMARTGGAGAGGISTFAVPADLPGITYGRKEEKMGWNSQSTRPIMFENVKVPAEHLMGAEGEGFRIAMKGLDGGRINIGTCSVGAAQGALTAARDYMLERKQFDRKIATFQALQFKLADMATHVVAARQMVRLAACKLDGGSPDASTYCAMAKRLATDLGFQVCLDAQQIFGGYGYLKDYPLERLVRDTRVHQILEGTNEIMRVIIARQLLEKGTDPR; from the coding sequence GTGGATCTGGAACTCAACGACGAGCAACAGGCTTTCGTGCAGGCGGCCCGCGATTTCGCGCAAGGCGAGCTGGCGCCGCATGCGGCGCGCTGGGACGCCGACAGCGTGTTCCCCAAGGAGGCTTTCGCGCGCGCCGGCGAGCTTGGCTTCTGCTCGCTGTACGCCAGCGAGGAGATCGGCGGCCTGGGCCTGCCGCGCCTGGATGCCACGCTGGTCTTCGAGGAATTGGCGGCCGTGGATCCTTCCACGGCCGCCTTCCTCACCATCCACAACATGGCCACCTGGATGGTCGGCAAATGGGCCACGCCGGCCGTGCGCGAGGCGTGGGGGCCGGACCTGGCCGCAGGCCGCAAGCTGGCCTCGTACTGCCTGACCGAGCCCGCCGCGGGGTCGGATGCGGCGTCGCTGTCCACGCGCGCGGAAAAGCAGGGCGACGTCTATGTCGTGAACGGCGCCAAGGCCTTCATCTCCGGTGGCGGCGACACCGACCTGCTGGTGCTCATGGCGCGCACGGGCGGGGCGGGGGCGGGCGGCATTTCCACGTTTGCCGTGCCGGCCGACCTGCCGGGCATCACCTATGGCCGCAAGGAAGAGAAGATGGGCTGGAACAGCCAGTCCACGCGGCCCATCATGTTCGAGAACGTGAAAGTGCCGGCCGAGCACCTGATGGGTGCGGAAGGCGAGGGCTTTCGCATCGCCATGAAGGGGCTGGACGGCGGGCGCATCAACATCGGCACCTGCTCGGTGGGCGCGGCGCAGGGCGCATTGACTGCCGCGCGCGACTACATGCTGGAGCGCAAGCAGTTCGACCGCAAGATCGCCACCTTCCAGGCCTTGCAGTTCAAGCTGGCCGACATGGCCACGCACGTGGTGGCGGCCCGCCAGATGGTACGGCTGGCGGCGTGCAAGCTGGATGGCGGCTCGCCCGACGCATCGACCTATTGCGCCATGGCGAAACGTCTGGCGACAGATTTAGGGTTCCAAGTGTGCCTTGATGCACAGCAAATTTTCGGCGGTTACGGTTATCTTAAGGACTACCCGCTGGAAAGATTGGTGCGCGACACGCGCGTGCACCAGATCCTCGAAGGCACCAATGAGATCATGCGCGTGATCATCGCGCGCCAATTGCTCGAGAAAGGAACGGACCCGAGATGA